The DNA sequence CTGCTTTGCTATTGGATCTGCTTGTTTCTCATGCCTCAGGGCCATAGCATAGGCCTTGTTCACAGTGGGAAGCGGATCCAGACCGATTATGTTACTGCGGATAGTAGCGTAGCTTTCGTTAAGACCCATAAGGAATTTCATTGTTTTCTGTGTCTCCATGTAACACTTCACTTCGGTGGCAGTATTGCAAGTGCAGGCAAGAAAGCCACAAAGCGAGTCTTTCTCAT is a window from the Rosa chinensis cultivar Old Blush chromosome 2, RchiOBHm-V2, whole genome shotgun sequence genome containing:
- the LOC112183577 gene encoding uncharacterized protein LOC112183577 encodes the protein MSKEILGSVIHCKNARGTTSVTSFFTKLKELWDEKDSLCGFLACTCNTATEVKCYMETQKTMKFLMGLNESYATIRSNIIGLDPLPTVNKAYAMALRHEKQADPIAKQLHQLRHLHSLLRSLVELLIMLIVM